A single genomic interval of Wolbachia endosymbiont of Diaphorina citri harbors:
- a CDS encoding ankyrin repeat domain-containing protein has protein sequence MPNEERPQDFELIELLIKEARSVKGDGHVNPSTQPSSEFKSFKARFQSYVDQVPSYLHSVGKEGFFPQFFLGSFSTFIDTEVAKELRIKKIYFRFDGPKTLKVAVVRDAGNDKEYKDKGYGAYEENVSLFMISDSDSINKKFTYGDLENILNQSGLTSQGEHIRNVKNKLQVRSVKVGKSNEGMFIEVEDNKLYEDISTSREFLEVKKGLWNNPEGDIEKLTNPNAEEVKKPVENILKKVGKIHSEYENSLTYAQGTREAAHHGFLAGALVNFRYRHNLRVYLEQFAGRGYADIVLVPRGKDRSLNAVPIIIELKAGTSSGTTPNNALEQAKDYAKGFQPNTMRVLTISDNLLCVGLNLDSTESEKFLMHISPREDRKIAPPTMQALLKEASDWNGRQDTIPDVKDKIKQPLERIYHTFPGTPEKGGNYFSRFLLGQLLLANEFERIHLEKYVFLYNEYPLAASTRSGPQSTERPVTTFMLTKGNQGQDKEVFIFHIKEGGKGEFSEKKIPINLPKVGKITEVCISLQEERKSDFFDVEKVNRYNSLNEYKGGKESFNGEWKNIPYPAEFKETFDKVLESQLVSSQDRSQSIGKYEELFKKIGEAMLPFKNLVEKEAHTQAVFHGAFSHYSDIKLGELQENRALVLTEFQTGRGKRIDMLIHGIKFVGHDSNAKEYDPVGLELKGPRKDTTADALRDEANKQITDEYKRGVTYKTLTDGKKVAFMGVVFDKGANSADSLILMSKDEFASVEVVHSSVFSIGQQQCSKGRRTRSIGISCIDSLDEEKITKEEKEKLIKELFGIEAHDTKIITIDSPQVRIDGGKVNVKFKDNNGNDKELIIDNAANIKSIENYILDKKNLEIKLKVSSDKEYAIIEEIKGQGSEYYLKIDDYRIKLDSIFQDGKEVIFDKLHQLSNDKQLLENKKYIEDIGDVQANQDYNNIVEEIKQNLLAKGVREDTFDRFKNHFDDLGEKVFADYIGNVESSLKEKRIKFDSGKFESAKIQGGKGGKFFSTMAIYDLLDSIGDTATLGRHDNNALKQVFGINGILDAMDDVRTSVGISPNSKVGKLISKVPQPVRQTFVKIISNPIVQSITFATIAYQFGYSVSEIAQGNHHPLNYYWTTSSSVKLASMSISPISTGVSFTVKSVSATTKILRGLSAAGKVLGRASVVTMVADVLVTMGVKIYERIEYTRAIAEQVPLLPGGEQAEVFFAGVIKFFTGRDVEKEYEDTIRIKGYLNQIKEVAIRLLDDNYNVAAVVQYVVSIEEKYSKIIKSLGTRPICKRAIFPSCRGMVKEECGLEKRYDNISFGEINLTSNVKRDLSSLNVSETLSVIPYTLVMSEAWEKFVCDVSGIVQDNSQCYQDIGRKEVYIVNTDAKHIPHLTKYEYENLGLRIVDAPLRNPMREFQCNKTNEVSRGYGSTYGLHFPCNTGKIHEKCQETFTLSGEPFIFTNPKRKDPGNTKKQTFPRGSILYISGPKTLTAAANYPAAMYVPEGSGVHYTGSKNNETIFVINNSTSGTLEGGIGKENTIEMNIIADNIIADLHNGVLSYGNSNNIRLVNTYNYASNSDNRQNITTNCKTTLINVKNAEIWQNSFNCTDKDYEVRVVNKENVHHRGLKRTIFVVNEDSDNAKIVSDLGSTEKIKENIDIIRVEVDDITQWGISKDISKIGYNLDFLSNDTQSIISSIRIDNFKNLIVQVNCSGIVESVTVQDKSFTDTIEDIRYQKLRNSGDDISMEVAQNSEKKLKAFIQASILDQKLLDAYRLAKNIASKSNVDVPIYQVEVIKNHMGIPSEKVIIAGMYSDQVVVDFSYNNSDVTSSYQKYRNNGGSYSYDDYMVLCNYYQDITVEGEKTHHRYVIKLPDTLNSEILSSPIRLNLKIKNKALPMPYSIIDFAELNVIDVNSIVMKEGERSYINECYGKSISDLTEDSLEIQDITIFDSKGTKWSLSIGLVDYFKNPENQQIVLRINNELYKIDSANLKFEHIKMDPNSFRYYQPEEEGLQIYHNQPIDKSDVGLVDFRDKSILDFDTKITDDSLVLSHKNNTLAKVENWNTYQPAREMKFAFNDTVVSNLKCIVSTCNSGDIIESFSKEKVTLLKERMFDAIVRNNINEAKGLIRKIETIEGKRGLTPLYISIQAGRLDIVKTLFDRKDFSVENKDTYPLHLAAQEGKLSIAKFFVDRGIDTGAQDNDGRTPLRIAAYNGNLDVVKFFLERNMGIEVKNNDPYKMIEIIKVLKKEIINQVETTPNVKRWAEFFVEKLRYSIKNVAQEKLKDGMLHDRYSSVNNLADEIYNSDGKLFDDIIKKVINDVYGKVDTKKILSFIRGHGYIGQLISGYVAVFDTMQRNNDLNNGEVLKLAYYIKETMNFDNYANTRSEKRSDLEKLKSRLPESVKNIVFASQVCITNVRFNEYIYSVDSLSDQNRRIVRTWVPSSRSDPPGSCGNDEQGMWKIQPYGDYVCITNVRFNEYLYSVDSLSDQDRRIVYTWVPSSRSNPTGSCGDDNQGLWKIQPYGDYVCITNVRFNEYLYSVDSLSDQDRRIVHTWVPSSRSNPPGSCGNDNQGMWRIKDCGSNVRKVRSQGVTTSTRDNNGEAFTDGSFNQSITEPPVCDVSVNSHFGENIDINSVDENGLTRIHSAAWKGQVDDARSLIKKGAYIDAEDVFGRKSIHVAVENNNKNIIEFFLGEGVSIDDVDRYGRTPLYYASWNGNFDLVKYLVEKGADINAQDKGGKTSLDAAIDKKHDNVEKYLKQVQLDKELLIAAEHGNLDEVMVLVGQGASLNAKYYSDGRTLMHVAAYGGNLDIVKYFMTGKENSLEIKDIESVNLKDSVYEKSNQSVMAVDQREKLKSLINEKDKFGYTPLQYAAKNGHWGVVNLFLDKTAVRDQDDVEYKDIFSRNWTTIQYAVYNGDLNLLSEVFPFLSGKETIINTKDNSGVNGSSGVAPLHYAVYYNGLDMVKFLVNEGADISAKDSDDKTPLDIAKDKKHDDIIKYLEQAHLDKELLLTVKNEEDLKTINSLIAKGIHGREDRHGAYYYAWNGDLNAVRSLVEREGGINITDKYGCTLLHWAALKGHLEVATYLINEKKANVNAKDVLGRTPMHFAVMNNQKDIQDVYGSGPMYTAAESNDKEIIELFLMKGASINEADKNGETPLHLASWGGHFVILQDLINNGANIGTKDSSGKTPLDIARDKGHNNLVQHLQQTQSSLNMELLTAVQSGDLNKVKDFIGRGASIHAGDKDGKIPLDIARDKGYNNIVNYLEEELNKEREKPVQRRRRHHHGDHNSHHLSRKPLATDLSNQPEIATSSGAKPSSWINGLLGCLKSSVDGLVSSVTNKFAVKESEDSKSGDTDACSAGLEKMYNATIPQSRKSLGAPKGNITNRNWSSNREKVRSNVTVVPEINNAVVDSALILGDLAVRLVNGRRHKQPIYENLLSPREQSMRSIDEDMIIRAIQQGKEKFGVPGTNMDEVRIIGDKTEIGK, from the coding sequence ATGCCAAACGAAGAAAGACCACAGGATTTTGAGTTAATAGAGTTATTGATTAAAGAAGCAAGGTCTGTTAAAGGCGATGGTCATGTCAATCCTTCAACTCAACCAAGCAGTGAATTTAAATCTTTCAAAGCAAGGTTTCAATCATATGTTGATCAGGTGCCTTCGTATTTACATTCAGTAGGTAAAGAAGGATTTTTTCCTCAATTCTTTTTGGGGAGCTTTTCTACTTTCATAGACACAGAAGTTGCAAAGGAATTAAGGATTAAAAAAATATATTTTCGCTTTGATGGTCCGAAAACTTTGAAGGTTGCTGTTGTAAGAGATGCGGGTAATGACAAGGAGTATAAAGATAAAGGTTATGGTGCTTATGAAGAGAATGTAAGTCTTTTTATGATTTCAGATTCTGATAGCATAAATAAAAAGTTTACCTATGGCGATCTAGAAAATATACTTAATCAATCGGGCTTAACGTCACAGGGTGAGCATATAAGGAATGTTAAAAATAAACTTCAAGTTCGATCAGTAAAGGTTGGTAAAAGTAATGAAGGAATGTTTATTGAGGTAGAAGATAATAAGTTATATGAAGATATTTCTACGTCACGTGAGTTTTTAGAAGTAAAGAAGGGATTATGGAATAATCCAGAAGGTGATATAGAAAAGCTGACTAACCCTAATGCAGAAGAAGTGAAAAAACCTGTTGAAAATATTCTTAAAAAAGTCGGTAAAATTCACTCTGAATATGAGAATTCACTTACCTATGCTCAAGGAACAAGAGAGGCAGCACATCATGGGTTTTTAGCAGGAGCTCTAGTGAATTTCCGCTATAGACATAATCTTAGAGTTTACCTCGAGCAATTTGCAGGAAGAGGTTACGCTGATATTGTTCTAGTGCCTCGTGGTAAGGATAGATCATTAAATGCTGTTCCAATTATTATTGAATTGAAAGCAGGAACAAGTAGTGGTACTACACCAAACAATGCTTTGGAGCAAGCAAAGGATTATGCAAAAGGGTTTCAGCCAAATACGATGCGTGTTTTAACCATTTCAGATAATCTGCTTTGTGTAGGGTTAAACTTGGATTCAACTGAAAGTGAAAAGTTTTTAATGCATATATCACCTCGCGAAGACAGAAAAATTGCTCCACCTACAATGCAAGCACTCTTGAAGGAAGCTTCAGACTGGAATGGAAGACAAGATACGATTCCTGATGTTAAAGATAAAATAAAGCAGCCACTAGAACGTATTTATCACACATTTCCTGGTACGCCGGAGAAAGGAGGTAATTACTTTAGTAGATTTCTATTAGGGCAACTTCTTCTTGCTAATGAGTTCGAGAGAATTCATTTAGAGAAATACGTATTTTTATATAATGAGTACCCACTTGCCGCTTCTACAAGATCGGGTCCACAATCAACTGAAAGGCCTGTGACAACATTTATGCTGACTAAAGGAAATCAAGGACAGGATAAAGAGGTGTTTATTTTTCACATTAAAGAGGGAGGAAAAGGAGAGTTTAGTGAGAAGAAAATACCAATTAATCTACCAAAAGTTGGTAAAATAACAGAGGTATGTATAAGTTTACAAGAGGAAAGAAAATCAGATTTTTTTGATGTAGAGAAGGTTAATAGATATAATTCCTTAAATGAGTATAAAGGGGGAAAGGAATCTTTTAATGGAGAATGGAAAAACATTCCTTATCCTGCCGAGTTCAAGGAAACATTTGATAAGGTATTAGAGTCTCAGCTTGTTTCTTCACAAGATCGATCTCAATCAATAGGCAAATATGAAGAGTTATTTAAAAAAATAGGTGAGGCAATGCTGCCTTTTAAAAACTTAGTAGAAAAGGAAGCACATACTCAAGCTGTATTTCATGGAGCATTCAGCCACTATAGTGATATAAAGTTAGGAGAGTTACAAGAAAATAGAGCATTAGTATTAACAGAATTTCAAACTGGAAGGGGAAAACGTATTGATATGCTAATTCATGGTATTAAGTTTGTAGGTCATGATAGCAATGCTAAAGAATACGATCCAGTAGGGTTAGAACTTAAAGGACCAAGGAAAGACACAACAGCTGATGCGTTAAGGGATGAAGCAAATAAACAAATAACCGATGAATACAAGAGAGGTGTAACTTATAAGACGCTGACAGATGGAAAGAAAGTGGCTTTTATGGGTGTTGTGTTTGATAAAGGTGCAAATAGTGCAGATTCTCTTATCTTAATGAGCAAAGATGAGTTTGCTTCTGTTGAGGTAGTTCACAGTTCTGTCTTTAGTATTGGTCAGCAGCAATGTTCTAAAGGAAGAAGAACACGTAGTATAGGTATATCCTGCATAGACTCACTTGATGAAGAAAAGATTACAAAGGAAGAAAAGGAAAAACTTATTAAAGAGTTATTTGGTATTGAAGCTCATGACACAAAAATTATAACAATAGATTCTCCTCAAGTGAGGATTGATGGTGGTAAAGTAAATGTAAAATTCAAAGACAATAACGGTAATGATAAAGAATTAATAATAGATAATGCTGCAAATATTAAGAGTATAGAAAATTATATACTGGATAAGAAAAATCTTGAGATAAAGTTAAAAGTAAGCAGCGATAAAGAGTATGCTATAATAGAAGAAATTAAAGGGCAAGGTAGCGAGTATTATTTAAAAATTGATGACTATAGAATAAAATTGGATAGTATATTTCAAGATGGAAAAGAAGTAATCTTTGATAAATTACATCAACTATCAAATGATAAGCAGTTGTTAGAGAATAAAAAATATATTGAAGATATAGGTGATGTTCAAGCTAACCAAGATTACAATAATATTGTAGAGGAAATTAAACAGAACTTGCTAGCAAAAGGTGTTAGGGAAGATACTTTTGATAGGTTTAAAAATCATTTTGATGATCTTGGTGAAAAAGTTTTTGCAGATTATATTGGTAATGTAGAAAGCAGTCTTAAAGAAAAAAGAATTAAGTTTGATAGTGGTAAATTTGAATCAGCAAAAATACAAGGGGGGAAAGGAGGAAAGTTTTTTTCCACGATGGCTATATATGACTTACTTGATAGTATAGGTGATACAGCAACACTTGGACGACATGATAATAATGCTTTAAAGCAAGTATTTGGTATCAATGGTATACTGGATGCTATGGATGATGTTAGGACGAGTGTAGGTATTTCTCCTAATAGTAAAGTAGGAAAATTGATTAGTAAAGTACCACAACCTGTACGTCAAACGTTTGTTAAGATTATCAGTAACCCCATAGTTCAAAGTATTACATTTGCAACCATTGCTTATCAATTTGGATATAGTGTAAGTGAAATAGCTCAAGGAAATCATCATCCACTAAATTATTATTGGACAACTAGCAGTAGTGTAAAACTAGCAAGTATGAGCATAAGTCCTATAAGTACAGGAGTTAGTTTTACAGTAAAAAGTGTAAGTGCAACCACTAAGATTTTAAGAGGGTTATCTGCTGCAGGCAAAGTTTTAGGTAGGGCATCAGTAGTTACTATGGTTGCTGATGTATTAGTAACAATGGGCGTAAAAATTTATGAGAGAATAGAGTATACCAGGGCAATAGCAGAACAAGTACCTCTGTTACCTGGTGGTGAACAAGCAGAAGTATTTTTTGCAGGGGTGATTAAGTTTTTTACGGGAAGGGATGTAGAAAAAGAATATGAAGATACAATTAGAATAAAAGGTTATTTAAATCAGATAAAAGAAGTCGCTATACGCTTACTAGATGATAATTATAATGTTGCTGCAGTTGTACAATATGTAGTCTCTATTGAAGAGAAATATAGTAAAATAATTAAAAGTTTGGGAACAAGGCCTATATGTAAGAGGGCAATATTTCCGTCCTGTAGGGGTATGGTAAAGGAAGAGTGTGGTTTAGAGAAAAGATATGACAATATTTCCTTTGGTGAAATCAATCTAACTTCTAACGTGAAGAGAGATTTATCTTCGCTAAATGTGTCTGAAACATTATCTGTGATACCCTATACTCTAGTTATGAGTGAAGCTTGGGAAAAGTTCGTCTGTGACGTATCTGGTATAGTGCAGGACAATTCTCAATGCTATCAAGACATAGGTAGAAAGGAAGTTTATATTGTTAATACTGATGCAAAACATATTCCTCACTTGACTAAATATGAATACGAAAACCTTGGCTTAAGAATTGTAGATGCACCATTAAGAAATCCAATGCGAGAATTTCAATGTAATAAAACTAACGAAGTGTCGCGAGGATATGGAAGTACTTATGGTCTACATTTTCCATGTAATACTGGTAAGATCCACGAAAAGTGTCAGGAAACCTTTACCCTATCAGGTGAGCCTTTTATTTTTACTAATCCAAAAAGGAAAGATCCTGGCAATACAAAAAAGCAAACATTTCCTAGAGGATCTATATTATATATTTCAGGGCCAAAAACGTTAACAGCAGCAGCAAATTATCCAGCAGCAATGTATGTTCCAGAGGGTAGTGGTGTACATTATACTGGCTCAAAAAACAATGAAACTATATTTGTTATTAACAATTCTACGTCTGGTACTCTCGAAGGTGGGATAGGAAAAGAAAATACTATAGAGATGAATATTATAGCTGATAACATTATAGCTGATTTGCACAATGGAGTGTTAAGTTATGGTAATAGCAACAACATAAGATTGGTTAACACATATAACTACGCATCTAATTCTGACAATAGGCAAAATATTACTACTAACTGCAAGACGACTTTAATTAATGTAAAAAACGCAGAAATTTGGCAAAATTCATTTAACTGCACAGATAAAGATTATGAGGTTAGAGTAGTAAACAAAGAAAACGTGCACCACAGAGGGTTAAAGCGAACAATATTTGTTGTTAATGAAGATAGTGATAATGCCAAGATAGTAAGTGATTTAGGTAGTACAGAAAAAATAAAAGAGAACATTGACATAATAAGAGTTGAAGTTGATGATATTACACAGTGGGGAATAAGTAAAGATATAAGCAAAATTGGCTATAACTTAGATTTTTTATCTAATGATACACAAAGTATTATTTCGAGTATTAGAATCGATAATTTTAAAAATCTCATAGTTCAGGTAAATTGTAGTGGAATAGTAGAATCTGTTACAGTACAAGATAAGTCTTTTACTGATACGATAGAAGATATTAGATATCAAAAGTTGAGAAATTCAGGGGATGATATTAGTATGGAGGTAGCACAAAATAGTGAAAAAAAATTAAAAGCATTTATACAAGCAAGTATCCTAGATCAGAAATTACTTGATGCTTATCGACTTGCAAAAAATATTGCCAGTAAGAGTAATGTAGACGTACCAATATATCAAGTAGAGGTGATTAAAAATCACATGGGAATACCTAGTGAAAAAGTGATAATTGCTGGTATGTACTCAGATCAGGTAGTTGTTGATTTTAGTTACAATAATTCTGACGTTACAAGTAGTTATCAGAAATACCGTAATAATGGAGGGAGCTATAGTTATGATGATTATATGGTACTATGTAATTACTATCAAGACATTACAGTAGAAGGAGAGAAAACGCACCATCGGTATGTCATTAAACTACCAGATACATTAAATAGCGAAATTTTATCGTCGCCAATAAGGCTTAATCTAAAAATAAAAAACAAAGCGTTACCTATGCCTTATAGTATTATAGATTTTGCTGAGTTGAATGTAATAGATGTCAACAGTATAGTCATGAAAGAAGGTGAAAGGAGTTATATAAATGAATGTTATGGCAAATCAATCTCTGACCTTACAGAGGATAGTTTAGAGATACAAGATATTACAATATTTGATAGTAAAGGTACTAAATGGTCTTTATCCATTGGTTTAGTTGATTATTTTAAAAATCCAGAGAATCAACAAATTGTATTACGAATAAACAATGAGCTTTATAAAATCGATAGTGCAAACTTAAAGTTTGAGCATATAAAGATGGATCCTAACTCTTTCAGATATTATCAACCAGAGGAGGAAGGGTTACAGATTTATCATAATCAACCTATTGATAAGAGTGATGTTGGTTTGGTTGATTTTAGAGATAAATCTATATTGGATTTTGATACCAAGATTACTGATGACAGTTTAGTGTTATCACATAAAAATAATACCTTAGCAAAAGTAGAAAATTGGAATACCTATCAACCAGCAAGGGAAATGAAGTTTGCTTTTAATGATACGGTGGTTTCTAATTTGAAATGCATAGTTTCTACTTGTAATTCGGGAGATATTATAGAGTCCTTTAGTAAGGAGAAAGTAACTTTATTAAAGGAAAGAATGTTTGATGCTATAGTGCGAAACAATATTAATGAAGCTAAAGGTTTAATTAGAAAAATAGAAACTATTGAAGGCAAAAGAGGATTAACACCTTTATACATTTCTATTCAAGCAGGTAGATTGGACATAGTAAAAACTCTTTTTGATAGAAAGGATTTTAGTGTTGAAAATAAGGATACCTACCCTCTGCACTTAGCTGCTCAGGAAGGTAAATTGAGTATAGCTAAGTTTTTTGTTGATAGAGGTATAGATACTGGTGCTCAAGATAATGATGGTAGAACACCTCTTCGTATAGCTGCTTACAATGGTAACCTGGATGTGGTCAAATTTTTTCTTGAGAGAAATATGGGTATTGAGGTTAAAAATAATGATCCATATAAGATGATAGAAATAATTAAGGTTCTGAAGAAAGAAATTATTAATCAAGTAGAAACTACACCTAATGTAAAAAGATGGGCAGAGTTTTTTGTAGAGAAGTTGAGATATTCAATAAAAAATGTAGCACAAGAGAAGCTAAAGGATGGTATGTTACATGATCGTTATAGTTCAGTTAATAACCTTGCTGATGAAATTTATAACTCAGATGGAAAGTTGTTTGATGATATAATCAAAAAAGTTATAAATGACGTATATGGAAAAGTAGATACAAAAAAAATATTAAGTTTTATACGCGGTCATGGTTATATTGGTCAGCTTATTTCAGGTTACGTAGCTGTCTTTGATACAATGCAAAGGAATAATGATTTAAATAATGGTGAAGTATTGAAGTTAGCTTACTATATAAAAGAAACAATGAATTTTGATAACTATGCTAATACCAGGTCAGAAAAAAGATCTGACCTTGAGAAGCTAAAAAGCAGATTGCCAGAGTCAGTAAAGAATATAGTATTTGCGTCACAAGTATGTATTACGAATGTTCGTTTTAATGAATATATATACTCTGTTGACAGCTTGTCTGATCAAAATAGGAGAATTGTACGCACCTGGGTTCCTTCAAGTAGAAGTGATCCTCCTGGTTCATGTGGTAATGATGAGCAGGGTATGTGGAAGATTCAACCCTACGGCGATTATGTTTGCATTACGAATGTTCGTTTTAATGAATACTTATACTCTGTTGACAGCTTGTCTGATCAAGATAGGAGAATCGTATATACCTGGGTTCCATCAAGTAGGAGTAATCCTACGGGCTCATGTGGTGATGATAATCAAGGTCTGTGGAAGATTCAACCCTATGGTGATTACGTTTGCATTACGAATGTTCGTTTTAATGAATACTTATACTCTGTTGACAGCTTGTCTGATCAAGATAGGAGAATCGTACATACCTGGGTTCCATCAAGTAGGAGTAATCCTCCTGGCTCATGCGGTAATGATAATCAAGGTATGTGGAGGATCAAGGATTGTGGGTCTAATGTAAGAAAAGTCAGAAGTCAGGGCGTAACTACTAGCACTAGAGACAATAATGGTGAAGCCTTTACAGATGGAAGTTTTAATCAAAGCATAACAGAGCCCCCTGTTTGCGATGTTTCCGTCAATAGTCATTTTGGAGAAAATATTGATATTAATTCTGTAGATGAGAATGGTTTAACACGTATACATTCAGCTGCATGGAAAGGTCAAGTGGATGATGCTAGATCATTAATCAAGAAGGGAGCTTATATTGATGCTGAGGATGTTTTTGGTAGAAAATCTATACATGTTGCAGTTGAAAACAATAATAAAAACATTATAGAATTTTTTCTCGGTGAGGGAGTGAGTATTGATGATGTTGATAGATACGGTCGCACACCACTATACTATGCTTCTTGGAATGGGAACTTCGATTTAGTAAAGTACCTTGTAGAAAAGGGAGCTGACATTAATGCTCAGGACAAAGGTGGTAAAACATCTCTAGATGCTGCTATTGATAAAAAACACGATAATGTAGAAAAGTATTTAAAACAAGTACAACTAGATAAAGAATTATTGATTGCAGCAGAGCATGGTAATCTTGATGAGGTTATGGTTCTTGTAGGTCAAGGAGCTAGCCTGAATGCTAAGTATTATAGTGATGGGCGGACTCTTATGCATGTTGCTGCTTATGGTGGTAATCTGGATATAGTAAAATACTTTATGACGGGTAAAGAAAATAGTTTGGAAATTAAAGATATTGAAAGTGTGAATTTGAAAGATAGTGTATATGAAAAATCTAATCAATCAGTAATGGCAGTTGATCAAAGAGAAAAATTAAAGTCTCTTATAAATGAAAAAGATAAATTTGGTTATACACCGTTGCAATATGCTGCTAAAAATGGCCATTGGGGTGTAGTTAATCTTTTCCTTGATAAAACTGCTGTAAGAGATCAAGATGATGTTGAATATAAGGATATATTCTCACGAAACTGGACCACTATTCAGTATGCTGTTTATAATGGTGATTTAAATCTACTAAGTGAAGTATTTCCATTTCTTTCAGGTAAAGAGACTATTATTAATACTAAAGATAATAGTGGTGTTAACGGTAGTAGTGGTGTGGCTCCGCTACACTATGCCGTATATTACAATGGTCTTGATATGGTAAAATTTCTTGTGAATGAGGGTGCTGATATAAGTGCCAAAGATAGTGATGATAAAACACCTCTAGATATTGCTAAAGATAAAAAGCATGATGATATTATAAAATATTTAGAACAGGCACACTTAGATAAAGAATTGTTACTTACTGTGAAAAATGAAGAGGATCTAAAGACAATTAATAGTCTTATTGCTAAAGGTATTCATGGAAGAGAAGATAGACATGGTGCGTATTATTATGCTTGGAATGGTGACTTGAATGCAGTCAGGTCTCTTGTTGAGAGGGAGGGTGGTATTAATATTACTGATAAATATGGCTGTACACTACTACATTGGGCTGCATTGAAAGGTCATTTAGAGGTTGCTACGTATTTAATTAACGAGAAGAAAGCTAATGTGAATGCTAAGGATGTACTTGGCAGGACTCCTATGCACTTTGCTGTTATGAATAATCAAAAGGATATTCAAGATGTATATGGTAGTGGGCCTATGTACACTGCTGCTGAAAGCAACGATAAGGAGATTATAGAACTTTTTCTCATGAAAGGAGCAAGTATTAATGAGGCTGATAAAAATGGTGAGACACCACTACACTTAGCTTCTTGGGGTGGTCATTTCGTTATATTGCAGGATCTTATAAATAATGGGGCTAATATTGGTACTAAAGATAGTAGTGGCAAAACACCGCTAGATATTGCTAGGGATAAGGGACATAATAATCTTGTACAGCACTTACAACAAACACAGTCAAGTCTAAATATGGAATTGTTAACTGCAGTACAAAGTGGTGATCTTAATAAAGTTAAAGATTTTATAGGTAGAGGTGCTAGTATTCACGCTGGAGACAAGGATGGTAAAATACCTCTAGATATTGCTAGAGATAAAGGATATAATAATATTGTAAATTATTTAGAGGAAGAGCTCAATAAAGAGAGAGAAAAACCTGTACAACGCAGACGCCGTCATCACCATGGAGATCATAATTCTCATCACTTGTCACGCAAACCTCTTGCTACGGATTTAAGTAATCAACCAGAGATAGCAACAAGCAGTGGCGCAAAACCATCTTCGTGGATAAATGGTTTACTTGGTTGTTTAAAAAGCTCTGTGGATGGGTTAGTATCAAGTGTGACAAACAAATTTGCTGTCAAAGAATCGGAAGACTCTAAATCAGGAGATACCGATGCATGCTCTGCAGGGTTAGAAAAGATGTATAATGCTACCATACCACAGTCTAGAAAATCACTAGGTGCACCGAAAGGAAATATTACCAATAGGAATTGGTCTTCCAATCGGGAAAAAGTAAGATCAAATGTTACAGTTGTGCCAGAAATAAACAACGCTGTGGTAGATAGTGCACTAATATTAGGTGACTTAGCTGTTCGTCTTGTTAATGGGAGGAGACATAAACAACCGATTTATGAAAATCTTTTATCACCAAGAGAGCAATCGATGAGGTCTATAGATGAGGATATGATTATAAGAGCTATACAGCAAGGTAAGGAAAAGTTTGGAGTTCCTGGCACTAACATGGATGAAGTAAGAATTATAGGCGATAAGACTGAAATCGGAAAATAA